From Pseudomonadota bacterium:
CAGCTCAGCCATGCTGGCAAGATTATCCAGGTTCATCTTGTGTTCCCGGTCAAGAACCGGCGCTTGTGGTTTTAACTCAGTCTGAGCAAAATCACGGACCATCTCCTGTACCATTCTCTCATCATCTGACAGCGAAAAGTCCATCCCGTCCCTCTATAAAAAACACTCACAATCAGCAGGATTGATCTTGGGAAACCAGGATCATCCTGCTAATCGTGAGCTTGTATTAACCGGCAAATCAGCCGTTTACTTCCTTCAGTTTTTCAATCAAAGCCGGGACAACCTTATAAAGATCACCCTCAATACCAAAATCAGCAACAGTCAGAATATTGGCTTCCGGATCTTTGTTAATCCCAACAATGCACTTGGATGAACCCATGCCTGCCAGGTGCTGGATAGCCCCGGAAATCCCACAGGCAACATAGAGATTGGGGCTGACTACTTTACCTGTCTGGCCAACCTGAGCCTGGTGTCCACGCCAACCAGCATCAACAGCCGCCCTGGAAGAACCGACAGCCGCCCCCAAAGCATCAGCCAGCTCTTCAATCAGGCCAAATCCTTCAGGATCACCCAAACCACGCCCACCTGAACAGATAATATCAGCTTCCGTCAACTCCGGACGATCACCTGCCTGCTGAATCACTTCCTTGACCGTTGTCCGCGCGTCAGCAATCTCCGGCGTAAAATCTACCACCGCGGCCTCGCCATCAGCTTCTTCCAAGGAAAAAACGTTGGGACGCAGAGTTGCCATTTTGATTTCTGAATTCACTTTATAGGTTGCCACCGCCTTACCGGCATAAGTGGGATGAATAAAGGAAAAATCACCACCATCATAATTAATATTTATGCAATCGGCAACCAGCCCGGCATTAAGGCGGGCGGCCACCCGGGGAGCAAGATCTTTACCAATGGCGCTATGTCCCAGAAGTACCAGACTGGGATTTTCCTGTTTGACATAATCACTCAGAACTCCGGCATAGCTTTCGGTGGTATAGTCGGCCAGTTTATCACTGTTGACTACCGCGATTTCATCCGGGCCGAATTTTTTCAATTCATCTGCCAGGCCG
This genomic window contains:
- a CDS encoding electron transfer flavoprotein subunit alpha/FixB family protein, producing the protein MSIVVFAEQRGGALRKITFEVISEGKRLAAAAGDSLKVLLAGDNVSGLADELKKFGPDEIAVVNSDKLADYTTESYAGVLSDYVKQENPSLVLLGHSAIGKDLAPRVAARLNAGLVADCININYDGGDFSFIHPTYAGKAVATYKVNSEIKMATLRPNVFSLEEADGEAAVVDFTPEIADARTTVKEVIQQAGDRPELTEADIICSGGRGLGDPEGFGLIEELADALGAAVGSSRAAVDAGWRGHQAQVGQTGKVVSPNLYVACGISGAIQHLAGMGSSKCIVGINKDPEANILTVADFGIEGDLYKVVPALIEKLKEVNG